The following proteins are co-located in the Mycolicibacterium goodii genome:
- a CDS encoding M1 family metallopeptidase: MTRSKKVVKKAGHPPVIDPYLPGNGNFGYRVSRYELDLEYKVASNRLSGTATITAVTLAALRTFTLDLSDNLTVGKVSVNGRRPAQFRCSGAKLHVTLPAALPAGAAMTIVVRYSGNPRPNDTLWGDVGFEELTNGALVAGQPNGAASWFPCDDHPSAKASYRIQISTDSPYFALANGELVSRKVRAGHTVWTYELAEPTSTYLITLQIGMYESHRMAKSPVPMHAVLPPRLRSTFEHDFERQPQMMKLFVQLFGPYPLSTGYTVLVTDDDLEIPLEAQGISIFGANHCDGARGAERLIAHELAHQWFGNSVTARRWRDIWLHEGFACYAEWLWSENSGGRSAAQWAQHYHAKLRQSRQDLLLADPGPGDMFDDRVYKRGALTLHVLRNRLGDDKFFALLRQWTTRHRHSTAFTDDFTGLAAGYTSESLQPLWQAWLYSEALPPL, translated from the coding sequence GTGACGAGGTCGAAGAAGGTCGTCAAGAAGGCCGGGCACCCGCCTGTCATCGACCCGTACCTGCCCGGCAACGGCAACTTCGGGTACCGGGTGTCGCGCTACGAACTCGACCTGGAGTACAAGGTCGCCAGCAACCGGCTGTCCGGGACCGCCACGATCACCGCGGTGACGCTCGCGGCGCTGCGCACCTTCACCCTCGACCTGTCGGACAACCTCACGGTCGGCAAGGTGTCGGTGAACGGCCGCAGGCCGGCCCAGTTCCGATGTTCTGGCGCCAAGTTGCACGTGACGCTGCCCGCAGCGTTGCCTGCCGGGGCGGCGATGACGATCGTCGTGCGCTACAGCGGCAACCCGCGTCCCAACGACACCCTGTGGGGCGACGTCGGTTTCGAGGAACTCACCAACGGAGCGCTGGTCGCGGGCCAGCCCAACGGCGCGGCGTCGTGGTTCCCGTGCGACGACCACCCGAGCGCCAAGGCCTCCTACCGCATCCAGATCAGTACCGACAGCCCGTATTTCGCGCTGGCCAACGGTGAGCTGGTGTCCCGCAAGGTGCGCGCGGGCCACACCGTGTGGACCTACGAACTCGCCGAACCGACCTCGACCTACCTGATCACATTGCAGATCGGGATGTACGAATCCCACCGCATGGCCAAGTCGCCGGTGCCGATGCACGCCGTGCTCCCCCCACGTCTGCGGTCGACCTTCGAACACGACTTCGAGCGCCAGCCGCAGATGATGAAGCTGTTCGTCCAACTGTTCGGGCCGTATCCGCTGAGCACCGGCTACACCGTGCTGGTCACCGACGATGATCTCGAGATACCGCTTGAGGCACAGGGCATCTCGATCTTCGGAGCCAACCACTGCGACGGCGCCCGCGGCGCCGAGCGGCTGATCGCGCACGAGTTGGCGCACCAGTGGTTCGGCAACTCGGTGACCGCGCGGCGCTGGCGCGACATCTGGCTGCACGAGGGTTTCGCGTGCTACGCCGAATGGCTGTGGTCGGAGAACAGCGGTGGCCGCAGCGCGGCGCAGTGGGCGCAGCACTACCACGCGAAGCTGCGGCAGTCCCGCCAGGACCTGCTGCTGGCCGATCCGGGGCCCGGCGACATGTTCGACGACCGGGTGTACAAACGCGGCGCGTTGACCCTGCACGTGCTGCGAAACCGGCTGGGCGACGACAAGTTCTTTGCGCTGCTGCGGCAGTGGACCACCCGGCACCGGCACAGCACGGCGTTCACCGACGATTTCACCGGCCTTGCGGCCGGCTACACCAGTGAGTCGCTGCAGCCGCTGTGGCAGGCGTGGCTGTACTCGGAAGCGTTGCCGCCGCTGTGA
- a CDS encoding Pls/PosA family non-ribosomal peptide synthetase — translation MTATDDAADGPEVPAQYLLSALAPAPRTLIDILFDTARRFPDAPALDDGTVQLTYAELIADVEESVAWLAARGIGRGDRIGIRMPSGSYALYVAILSVLAAGAAYVPVDADDPDERAALVFGEAGVVGVITERGLIRGVGQSRGWRAAAPLGRDDAWIIFTSGSTGTPKGVAVTHRSAAAFVDAEARMFLQDNPIGPGDRVLAGLSVAFDASCEEMWLAWRNGACLVPAPRSLVRSGMDLGPWLVSRDITVVSTVPTLAALWPAEALESVRLLIFGGEACPPELAQRLASGDDGVGREVWNTYGPTEATVVACAAKLDGRGPVSIGLPLTGWDLAVVDSAGSPVGLGEVGELVIGGVGLARYLDPDKDREKYAPMPTLGWSRAYRSGDLVRLEADGLYFHGRADDQVKVGGRRIELGEVDTALVNLPGVSAGAAAVRKTASGTPLLVGYISSNDPDFDLAAARAALAESLPAALVPRLVLLDELPTRTSGKVDRNALPWPPPDDSDQDAPELVGTTGWLAGLWRDILGTTVDGPEADFIALGGGSLSAAQLVAAMRKRHPQVTVADIYDHPRLGSLAGYLDELSPPPEVPTRTVTPTSRLTQAAQVALSVPLATLTGMQWVVWLGLLSNIAAALHLVPWAQPVNWWLLLAGFVVFITPLGRMGIAVLFARMLLSGLEPGTYRRGGAVHLRVWFAERLAEASGAENLAGAPWMVYYARALGNTVGKGVDLHSAPPVTGMAKLGHRCSIEPEVDLSGHWIDGDLFHVGPVTVGSDATIGARTTLLPGANVGKNADVAPGSAVTGKVKNGQYWKGSPAVKSGKARHPWPDHRPPRAPVWVAVYGVTSVLLGGLPLVALGAGLAVIGWGIRGTATPLDAVLPALAWTPVATLVAVLVYAALTVLGVRLLSIGLSEGYHPVRSRVGWQLWATERLMDAARNYLFPVYASLLTPWWLRLLGAKVGQGTEISTALFTPKFTEVQDGAFLADDTMVASYELGGGWIHVAKATIGRRAFLGNSGITQPGRKVPDDGLVAVLSATPHKAKAGSSWLGSPPVRLRRKATAADVLRTFHPSPRLKAMRAAVETCRIFPVIITFGIGVAVLGALQALVLRFGYLWAALAGGLVLLAAGALAGSIAVAAKWLVIGRIRAVEHPLWSSFVWRNEVSDTFVETVAAPWFARAATGTPVMNLWLRALGASIGRGVWCETYWLPEADLVRLGAGATVNRGCVVQTHLFHDRIMRMDSVVLEGGSTLGPHCVALPAARLGAGATVGPGSLVMRGDEVPPSTRWQGNPIAPWSMFGRKRAASAGKKTTEKPAA, via the coding sequence GTGACAGCAACGGACGACGCAGCTGATGGGCCCGAGGTCCCCGCTCAGTACCTGCTCTCGGCGCTGGCACCCGCGCCGCGGACGCTCATCGACATCCTCTTCGACACCGCACGGCGGTTTCCCGATGCGCCCGCGCTCGACGACGGAACGGTGCAACTGACCTATGCCGAACTGATCGCCGACGTCGAGGAGAGCGTCGCGTGGCTGGCCGCGCGCGGCATCGGGCGCGGCGACCGGATCGGCATCCGGATGCCCTCGGGCAGTTACGCGCTCTACGTCGCGATCCTCTCGGTGCTGGCGGCCGGGGCCGCCTACGTTCCCGTCGACGCCGACGATCCCGACGAACGCGCCGCATTGGTGTTCGGTGAGGCAGGCGTCGTCGGCGTCATCACCGAGCGCGGACTGATCCGCGGCGTCGGGCAGTCACGCGGCTGGCGCGCGGCCGCGCCGCTGGGTCGCGACGACGCTTGGATCATCTTCACCTCGGGGTCCACGGGCACCCCGAAGGGCGTCGCCGTCACGCACCGCAGCGCCGCCGCCTTCGTCGACGCCGAAGCGCGAATGTTCCTGCAGGACAATCCGATCGGGCCGGGCGACCGGGTGCTCGCCGGTCTCTCGGTGGCGTTCGACGCGTCGTGCGAGGAGATGTGGCTGGCCTGGCGCAACGGCGCGTGCCTGGTGCCGGCGCCGCGGTCGCTGGTGCGCAGCGGTATGGACCTGGGGCCGTGGCTGGTGAGCCGCGACATCACCGTGGTGTCGACGGTGCCGACGCTGGCGGCGTTGTGGCCCGCCGAGGCCCTCGAATCGGTGCGGCTGCTGATCTTCGGCGGCGAGGCCTGCCCGCCCGAGCTGGCGCAGCGTCTGGCATCCGGGGACGACGGCGTCGGCCGCGAGGTGTGGAACACCTACGGCCCCACCGAGGCGACCGTGGTGGCCTGCGCGGCGAAACTCGACGGTCGAGGACCGGTCAGCATCGGCCTGCCGTTGACCGGCTGGGATCTGGCGGTGGTGGATTCTGCCGGCTCGCCGGTCGGGCTCGGCGAAGTCGGCGAACTGGTCATCGGCGGTGTCGGTCTGGCCCGGTACCTGGATCCCGACAAGGACCGCGAGAAGTATGCGCCGATGCCGACGCTGGGCTGGAGCCGCGCGTACCGCAGCGGGGATCTGGTGCGGCTGGAGGCCGACGGCCTGTACTTCCACGGCCGCGCCGACGATCAGGTGAAGGTGGGTGGCCGCCGCATCGAACTCGGCGAGGTGGACACCGCGCTGGTCAACCTCCCCGGTGTGAGCGCGGGCGCGGCCGCGGTCCGCAAGACCGCCAGCGGCACACCGCTGTTGGTCGGCTACATCTCCAGCAACGATCCGGACTTCGATCTCGCGGCCGCGCGCGCCGCGCTGGCCGAATCGCTGCCCGCCGCACTGGTGCCGCGACTGGTGCTGCTCGACGAACTGCCCACCCGCACCTCCGGCAAGGTGGACCGCAACGCCCTGCCGTGGCCGCCACCCGACGACAGTGACCAGGACGCGCCTGAACTCGTCGGCACCACGGGCTGGCTGGCCGGGTTGTGGCGCGACATCCTCGGGACGACCGTCGACGGCCCCGAGGCCGACTTCATCGCCCTCGGCGGCGGTTCGCTGTCCGCGGCGCAACTCGTCGCGGCGATGCGCAAGCGCCATCCGCAGGTGACCGTCGCCGACATCTACGACCATCCCCGGCTGGGGTCGCTGGCCGGATATCTCGACGAACTGTCCCCGCCGCCGGAGGTGCCGACCCGCACGGTCACGCCGACATCGCGGCTCACCCAAGCCGCGCAGGTCGCGCTGTCGGTGCCGCTGGCGACGCTCACCGGCATGCAGTGGGTGGTGTGGCTGGGCCTGCTGAGCAACATCGCGGCGGCGCTGCACCTGGTGCCGTGGGCGCAGCCGGTCAACTGGTGGCTGCTGCTCGCCGGCTTCGTGGTGTTCATCACCCCGCTCGGCCGGATGGGCATCGCGGTGCTGTTCGCCCGGATGCTGCTGAGCGGCCTCGAACCCGGCACCTACCGCCGCGGCGGCGCGGTGCACCTGCGGGTGTGGTTCGCCGAACGGCTCGCCGAGGCCAGCGGCGCCGAGAACCTCGCAGGCGCACCGTGGATGGTGTATTACGCCCGCGCGCTCGGCAATACCGTCGGCAAGGGCGTCGACCTGCACTCGGCACCGCCGGTGACCGGTATGGCCAAGCTCGGGCACCGGTGCTCGATCGAACCCGAGGTCGACCTCAGCGGGCACTGGATCGACGGGGATCTGTTCCACGTCGGCCCCGTCACGGTGGGCAGCGACGCCACCATCGGCGCCCGCACCACCCTGCTGCCCGGCGCGAACGTCGGCAAGAACGCCGACGTCGCACCCGGATCGGCGGTCACCGGCAAGGTCAAGAACGGTCAGTACTGGAAGGGCTCGCCCGCCGTGAAATCCGGTAAGGCGCGCCATCCCTGGCCCGATCACCGGCCGCCGCGCGCGCCGGTGTGGGTCGCGGTGTACGGCGTGACCTCGGTCCTGCTCGGCGGCCTCCCCCTCGTCGCGCTCGGCGCGGGTCTCGCGGTGATCGGGTGGGGCATCCGCGGCACCGCGACACCGCTCGACGCCGTGCTGCCCGCGCTGGCGTGGACGCCGGTGGCGACGCTGGTCGCGGTGCTCGTCTACGCCGCGCTGACCGTGCTCGGGGTGCGGCTGCTGTCGATCGGGCTCAGTGAGGGCTACCACCCGGTGCGCAGTCGCGTCGGATGGCAGCTGTGGGCCACCGAACGTCTCATGGACGCCGCCCGCAACTACCTGTTCCCGGTCTACGCAAGCCTGCTGACCCCGTGGTGGCTGCGCCTGCTCGGCGCGAAAGTCGGTCAGGGCACCGAGATCTCGACCGCACTGTTCACCCCGAAATTCACCGAGGTGCAGGACGGCGCGTTCCTCGCCGACGACACCATGGTCGCGTCGTACGAACTCGGCGGCGGGTGGATCCACGTCGCCAAGGCCACCATCGGCAGGCGCGCGTTCCTCGGCAACTCCGGCATCACCCAACCCGGCCGCAAGGTGCCCGACGACGGTCTGGTGGCCGTGCTCTCGGCCACGCCGCACAAGGCCAAGGCCGGATCGTCGTGGCTGGGCAGCCCGCCGGTGCGGTTGCGCCGCAAGGCCACCGCGGCCGACGTGCTGCGCACCTTCCACCCGTCGCCGCGGCTGAAGGCCATGCGCGCGGCGGTGGAGACCTGCCGGATCTTCCCGGTGATCATCACCTTCGGCATCGGCGTGGCCGTGCTGGGTGCGCTGCAGGCATTGGTGCTGCGGTTCGGGTACCTGTGGGCCGCGCTCGCCGGCGGGCTCGTGCTGTTGGCCGCGGGCGCGCTGGCCGGGTCGATCGCAGTGGCCGCGAAGTGGTTGGTGATCGGGCGGATTCGCGCCGTCGAGCATCCGCTGTGGTCGTCGTTCGTGTGGCGCAACGAGGTGTCCGACACGTTCGTCGAGACCGTTGCCGCGCCGTGGTTCGCCCGGGCCGCGACCGGAACCCCGGTGATGAACCTGTGGCTGCGCGCCCTCGGCGCGTCGATCGGCCGCGGGGTGTGGTGTGAAACCTACTGGCTGCCCGAGGCCGATCTGGTGCGCCTGGGCGCCGGGGCCACCGTGAACCGCGGGTGCGTGGTGCAGACGCACCTGTTCCACGACCGCATCATGCGGATGGACAGCGTTGTCCTCGAAGGGGGTTCGACCCTGGGACCGCACTGTGTGGCCCTGCCCGCCGCGCGACTGGGTGCCGGGGCCACGGTCGGGCCCGGTTCACTGGTCATGCGCGGTGACGAGGTGCCGCCCTCGACGCGCTGGCAGGGCAACCCGATCGCGCCGTGGAGCATGTTCGGCAGGAAACGCGCGGCGTCGGCGGGCAAGAAGACGACAGAGAAACCCGCCGCGTGA
- a CDS encoding TerC family protein: MHVSQLEWIITLSVTIAVLLFDVVIIGRRPHEPTRRETATYLSIYIGLAVAFGLWTWFFHGHQYGVEFFAGWLTEYSLSVDNLFIFLIIMASFKVPRVYQQQALLVGIILALIFRGIFIALGAVAINQFSWVFYIFGAFLVYTAINLVRDTDHDDDGDNAVVRFARKHLQTTDKWDGLRLWIKENGKRLMTPMFLVIVALGTTDLLFALDSIPAIYGLTQEPYLVFTANVFALMGLRQLYFLLGDLLKRLVYLSQGLAFILAFIGVKLVLHALHENEVPFINGGEPVHVPEIPTLASLGVIIVTLLITTAASLYKTRVRDAQ, encoded by the coding sequence ATGCACGTATCCCAGCTCGAGTGGATCATCACCCTGTCGGTGACGATCGCCGTACTGCTGTTCGACGTGGTGATCATCGGGCGACGCCCGCATGAGCCCACCCGCCGCGAGACGGCGACCTACCTGTCGATCTACATCGGGCTGGCGGTCGCGTTCGGTTTGTGGACATGGTTCTTCCACGGCCACCAGTACGGCGTGGAGTTCTTCGCCGGGTGGCTCACCGAGTACAGCCTGTCGGTCGACAACCTGTTCATCTTCTTGATCATCATGGCCAGCTTCAAGGTGCCGCGCGTCTACCAACAGCAGGCCCTGCTGGTCGGCATCATCCTGGCGTTGATCTTCCGCGGCATCTTCATCGCGCTCGGCGCCGTGGCCATCAACCAGTTCTCCTGGGTGTTCTACATTTTCGGCGCGTTTTTGGTGTACACCGCGATCAACCTGGTGCGGGACACCGACCATGACGACGACGGCGACAACGCCGTGGTGCGGTTCGCACGCAAGCACCTGCAGACCACCGACAAGTGGGACGGCCTGCGCCTGTGGATCAAGGAGAACGGCAAGCGGCTGATGACGCCGATGTTCCTGGTCATCGTCGCCCTCGGCACCACCGACCTGCTGTTCGCGCTGGACTCGATCCCGGCCATCTACGGTCTCACCCAGGAGCCGTACCTGGTGTTCACGGCCAACGTGTTCGCGCTGATGGGGCTGCGGCAGCTGTACTTCCTGCTCGGTGACCTGCTCAAGCGGCTGGTGTACCTGTCGCAGGGCCTGGCGTTCATCCTGGCGTTCATCGGCGTCAAGCTGGTGCTGCACGCGCTGCACGAGAACGAGGTGCCGTTCATCAACGGCGGCGAACCGGTGCACGTCCCGGAGATCCCGACCCTGGCCAGCCTCGGCGTGATCATCGTGACGCTGCTCATCACGACCGCGGCGAGCCTGTACAAGACCCGCGTGCGCGACGCCCAGTAG
- a CDS encoding aldehyde dehydrogenase (NADP(+)), with the protein MTSMVQTTDLTGQMLIAGTPVRGVGREIRGIDPQTGAALEPAYAYGDTSHVQTACAAAAEAFGPYRSAPIENRARFLETIADNLESIRDALVERANAESGLPVARLTGEVGRTAGQLRLFAAVLREGTWNQARIDPALPDREPLPRPDIRQRSVPLGPVAVFGASNFPLAFSVAGGDTASALAAGCPVVVKAHDAHPGTSELVGRAITQAVAATGMPAGTFSLLYGFGPDLGTALVTDPRIKAVGFTGSRAGGMALVAAAAARPEPIPVYAEMSAINPVFLLRGALAARAAEIGRAFVGSLTMGSGQFCTNPGLVIAVDGPDLDTFVAAAAEAVAATAPTPMLTPGIAENFRAGVETLRNDAQLVARGSENDAPAVSCRAALFTSDAPTFLRSEALQAEVFGASGVIVRCADDAEMLRVAADIEGQLTATIHAEDSDHAQAGELLPILELKAGRILFNGWPTGVEVCHAMVHGGPFPSTSDSRSTSVGARAIERFLRPVCYQNAPKLLLPSAVADGNPDGLWRTVDGRHTKD; encoded by the coding sequence ATGACATCCATGGTGCAGACGACAGACCTGACCGGGCAGATGTTGATCGCGGGCACGCCGGTGCGCGGCGTGGGACGGGAGATCCGCGGCATCGACCCGCAGACCGGTGCCGCCCTCGAACCCGCATACGCCTACGGCGACACCTCGCACGTCCAGACCGCCTGCGCGGCCGCCGCCGAAGCGTTCGGCCCCTACCGCAGCGCCCCCATCGAGAACCGGGCCCGCTTCCTCGAGACCATCGCCGACAACCTCGAATCGATCCGCGATGCGCTGGTCGAACGTGCCAACGCCGAAAGCGGACTGCCGGTCGCACGGCTGACCGGTGAGGTCGGGCGCACCGCGGGCCAACTGCGGCTGTTCGCCGCCGTGCTGCGCGAGGGCACCTGGAACCAGGCCCGCATCGATCCCGCGCTACCTGACCGAGAACCGTTGCCGCGCCCCGATATCCGCCAACGCAGCGTGCCGCTGGGCCCGGTCGCGGTGTTCGGCGCGAGCAATTTCCCGCTGGCGTTCTCGGTCGCCGGTGGCGACACCGCATCGGCCCTGGCCGCCGGATGCCCCGTCGTCGTCAAGGCGCACGACGCACACCCGGGTACCTCTGAACTCGTCGGACGCGCGATCACCCAGGCCGTCGCCGCCACCGGCATGCCCGCCGGGACGTTCTCCCTGCTGTACGGGTTCGGCCCGGACCTGGGCACCGCCCTGGTCACCGATCCGCGGATCAAGGCCGTCGGCTTCACCGGCTCCCGCGCCGGCGGCATGGCGCTGGTGGCCGCCGCGGCGGCACGCCCCGAACCCATTCCGGTGTATGCCGAGATGAGCGCCATCAACCCGGTGTTCCTGCTGCGCGGCGCCCTGGCGGCTCGCGCCGCCGAGATCGGCCGCGCGTTCGTCGGCTCCCTCACCATGGGGTCGGGACAGTTCTGCACCAACCCCGGCCTGGTCATCGCGGTCGACGGTCCCGACCTCGACACGTTCGTCGCGGCGGCCGCCGAGGCCGTCGCCGCCACCGCACCGACACCGATGCTGACGCCCGGCATCGCCGAGAACTTCCGCGCCGGCGTCGAAACCCTGCGCAACGACGCCCAACTCGTCGCGCGGGGATCCGAGAACGACGCGCCCGCCGTGTCCTGCCGGGCCGCGCTGTTCACCAGCGATGCGCCCACCTTCCTGCGCTCGGAGGCGTTGCAGGCCGAGGTGTTCGGCGCCTCGGGGGTGATCGTGCGGTGCGCCGACGACGCCGAGATGCTGCGCGTCGCCGCGGACATCGAAGGACAGCTGACCGCCACGATCCACGCCGAGGATTCCGACCACGCCCAGGCGGGTGAATTGCTGCCCATCCTGGAGCTCAAGGCGGGCCGAATCCTGTTCAACGGCTGGCCCACCGGCGTCGAGGTCTGCCACGCCATGGTGCACGGCGGGCCGTTCCCGTCCACCTCGGACTCACGCAGCACGTCCGTCGGGGCCAGGGCCATCGAACGGTTCCTGCGGCCGGTCTGCTATCAGAACGCCCCGAAATTGTTGCTGCCCAGCGCTGTTGCCGACGGCAACCCGGACGGATTGTGGCGCACCGTCGACGGCCGACACACCAAAGACTGA
- a CDS encoding 5-dehydro-4-deoxyglucarate dehydratase, whose protein sequence is MLDGVLFFPVTPFTASGDVDVDLLAQHVARGVDAGPGGVFIGCGTGEFHALEPEEMRVVVRTAVEAAGGRVPVYAGAGGPVASAKAFARAAAESGADGLLLLPPYLVEMPQAGLVGYTRAVSEVTDLPLVVYNRNNARFTEASAVAVAQLPNVVGFKDGTGDFDQVARIVRAVTDALAPADKPFQFFNGLPTAEVSQQAFRAIGVTLYSSATFAFAPDISLAFYTALETGNEPLIAALLREFFHPLVRLRDTVPGYAVSLIKAGVALGGLPAGPVRPPLVDAAPGDVDELQRILAAGRAVLADALVH, encoded by the coding sequence ATGCTCGACGGCGTCCTCTTCTTCCCCGTCACCCCGTTCACCGCGTCGGGTGACGTGGACGTGGACCTGCTCGCCCAGCACGTCGCCAGAGGCGTCGACGCGGGACCCGGTGGAGTTTTCATCGGCTGCGGCACAGGGGAATTCCACGCCCTCGAACCCGAAGAGATGCGCGTCGTGGTGCGTACCGCGGTGGAGGCGGCGGGTGGCCGGGTGCCGGTGTACGCCGGGGCGGGCGGACCCGTCGCCTCGGCCAAGGCGTTCGCCAGGGCCGCCGCCGAGTCGGGCGCCGACGGTCTGCTTCTGCTGCCGCCGTACCTCGTCGAGATGCCGCAGGCCGGCCTCGTCGGATACACCCGGGCCGTCAGCGAGGTCACCGACCTGCCGCTCGTGGTGTACAACCGCAACAACGCACGGTTCACCGAGGCGTCGGCCGTCGCCGTCGCCCAGCTACCCAACGTCGTCGGATTCAAAGACGGCACAGGAGATTTCGATCAGGTGGCGCGCATCGTGCGCGCGGTGACCGACGCGCTTGCCCCGGCAGACAAACCGTTCCAGTTCTTCAACGGCCTGCCGACCGCGGAGGTCTCGCAGCAGGCCTTCCGCGCCATCGGGGTCACGCTGTACTCCTCGGCCACTTTCGCCTTCGCGCCCGACATCTCCCTCGCGTTCTACACCGCGCTCGAGACCGGTAACGAACCCTTGATCGCGGCGCTGCTGCGGGAGTTCTTCCACCCGTTGGTGCGCCTGCGTGACACGGTGCCCGGCTACGCGGTGTCGCTGATCAAGGCCGGTGTCGCACTCGGCGGACTGCCCGCGGGTCCGGTGCGCCCGCCCCTGGTCGACGCGGCGCCGGGCGACGTCGACGAACTGCAACGGATCCTCGCCGCAGGCCGCGCGGTGCTCGCCGACGCCCTCGTGCACTAG
- a CDS encoding glucarate dehydratase family protein has protein sequence MIGNRIRITAARITPVAFADPPLLNTVGVHQPYALRAIIQLDTDSGLTGLGETYADTVHLERLRAAADAMVGQDVFCTNAIRAIVSDALGGDRTGDGSGLAGMITSASVVDRVFSPFEVACLDVQGKAAGRPVSDLLGGAVRDAVPFSAYLFYKWAAHPGAEPDGWGAALDPDGIVAQARRIIDEYGFSAIKLKGGVFPPEEEMAAIEALRAAFPDHPLRLDPNAAWTPQTSIKVAAGLDGILEYLEDPTPGLDGMAEVAAQAPMPLATNMCVVAFDQLPQAVAKKSVSVVLSDHHYWGGLQRSRLLAGICDTFGLGLSMHSNSHLGISLAAMVHLAAATPNLTYACDTHWPWRHEDVVAGGALNFRDGAVAVPTAPGLGVEIDEDNLAALHEQYVRCGIRDRDDTGYMRSIDPGFVASGPRW, from the coding sequence ATGATCGGCAACCGGATCCGCATCACCGCAGCCCGCATCACCCCCGTGGCGTTCGCGGACCCGCCACTGCTCAACACCGTCGGGGTGCATCAACCGTACGCGCTGCGGGCCATCATCCAACTCGACACCGACTCCGGCCTCACGGGTCTGGGGGAGACCTACGCCGACACCGTGCACCTGGAGCGCCTGCGGGCCGCCGCCGATGCCATGGTCGGTCAGGATGTGTTCTGCACCAACGCGATCCGGGCCATTGTCTCGGATGCGCTCGGCGGTGACCGCACCGGTGACGGGTCGGGTCTGGCGGGCATGATCACCTCCGCCAGCGTCGTCGACCGCGTGTTCTCACCGTTCGAGGTGGCCTGCCTGGACGTGCAGGGCAAGGCGGCCGGCAGGCCGGTGTCGGACCTGCTCGGCGGTGCGGTGCGCGACGCCGTCCCCTTCAGCGCCTACCTGTTCTACAAGTGGGCCGCGCATCCGGGCGCCGAACCCGACGGCTGGGGCGCCGCGCTCGATCCCGACGGGATCGTCGCGCAGGCCCGCCGCATCATCGACGAATACGGGTTCAGCGCGATCAAACTCAAGGGCGGCGTGTTCCCGCCCGAGGAGGAGATGGCGGCCATCGAGGCGCTGCGGGCCGCGTTCCCCGATCATCCGCTGCGCCTGGACCCCAATGCGGCGTGGACACCGCAGACGTCGATCAAGGTGGCCGCGGGCCTCGACGGCATCCTGGAGTACCTGGAAGACCCCACCCCGGGCCTGGACGGGATGGCCGAGGTGGCCGCGCAGGCACCCATGCCGTTGGCCACCAACATGTGTGTGGTGGCATTCGACCAGCTGCCGCAGGCCGTCGCGAAGAAGTCGGTGTCGGTGGTGCTGTCCGACCACCACTACTGGGGTGGGCTGCAGCGATCCCGACTGCTGGCAGGCATCTGTGACACGTTCGGGCTGGGATTGTCCATGCACTCGAACTCCCACCTGGGCATCAGCCTGGCCGCGATGGTGCATCTGGCCGCCGCGACGCCGAACCTGACCTACGCCTGTGACACCCACTGGCCGTGGCGCCACGAGGACGTCGTCGCCGGCGGCGCGCTGAACTTCCGCGACGGGGCGGTGGCCGTCCCGACGGCACCGGGACTCGGCGTCGAGATCGACGAGGACAACCTGGCCGCGCTGCACGAGCAATATGTGCGCTGCGGAATCCGGGATCGTGACGACACCGGATACATGCGCAGCATCGATCCCGGGTTCGTGGCGTCCGGGCCCCGTTGGTAG